The following is a genomic window from Polaribacter atrinae.
GTGGGTGATTTGTTGAATAAAAAAACATCTCATGCGTATGTTGCTAAAATGAAAAAAGATTATGATGAATTTAGAACCAAATTTTTAAAACGAGGTAAAGAAAAGTCATACATCTCCATAAAAGAGGCACGTAATAGAAAATATAAAATTGATTGGAAAACGTCTGAAATTGTAAAACCTAATGAATTAGGTGTTCAAACTTTAGAGCAATTAAGCTTAAAAGAATTATTACCATTTATAGATTGGAGTCCGTTTTTTAGAAGTTGGGATTTACACGGTAAATTTCCAGCTATTTTAACAGATGAGGTTGTTGGTGAGCAAGCTTCAATAATGTATGAAGAAGCACAAGCAATGATTAAAGAAATTATTGCAAAACAATTGCTAAAACCAAAAGCTGTTTTTGGTTTGTTTGAGGCAAATACTATAAATGACGATGATATTTCTGTACAGAAAAAAGGTGAAGAAATTACCATTTTTAGAACGCTTCGTCAACAATTAAAAAAGAGAGAAGGCATACCAAACCATGCTTTGGCAGATTTTATTGCACCAAAAGAAACTGGGAGAACAGATTATATAGGCGTATTTTGTGTCGGTATTTTTGGCGCACAAGAATTGGCAGAAAGTTATAAGGCTAAAGAAGACGATTACAATGCAATTATGGCGCAAGCAATTGCAGATCGTTTTGCAGAAGCAATGGCAGAATACTTACACAAGCAAGTAAGAACGAAGCATTGGGGTTCTGATTCGGATGAAGGTTTAACCAATGATGATTTAATAAAAGAAAGTTATAAGGGAATACGTCCTGCACCAGGATATCCTGCGTGTCCGGATCATTTAGAAAAAGAAACTATTTGGGATTTACTTAAAGTGGAAGAAAATATTGGTGTTACATTAACAGAAAGTATGGCAATGTGGCCAGCGGCAGCAGTATCTGGATATTATTTTGCAAACAAAGAATCTAAGTATTTTGGTTTGGGTAAAATTACAGATGATCAAGTAACCGATTATTCAACAAGAAAAGGTATTACTAAGGAGAAAGCTAGAAAATGGTTGCATCCAATACTTGCAGAAGAATAAAAATACCTCCTAATATTCCGAAGGTGAATAGTAAATTATACTATTGAGATCCTTCTAGTTTTTACAACTTGAAGAGGAATAAAATAAGAGTTTTATAATAGGGCAAAAAATGGTTGCGTTCTATTTAGTTTAAGAATAATAATTAACCCTGAAAGGGTTTTAAATCCTTTCAGGGCTATTCTGACAAAGAGAGTATATATGGATTTTATAGAATTACATTTAGGAGGTTATGTTATTTCTCATGGTTATGATAAAAATAACAAGGAGATAATGACACATATTCCTGCAGAGAAATTTGGAAAGAAGTTAATTGCAGTTTCTAGAATTAAATCTTTAAGTGAAAAATATATTTTAACAGATTATGTAGATGGGAGATGGATATATTGGGAATATCAAGAAGATTTTGAAGATGTAAAAAAGCTACTAAATAGCTAGCGTTAGCGATTGAAAAGGCATCCTTTTTTTGTTTAAAAAAAGATATAGTGTAAAGCGCGACCCTTGTGGTAACGCCCAAGAAACGAATAAAACATTAAATTAACAATTTGTTACATTTAAATCAATAAATAATACAATAGGAAAGTACATTTTTGCGGAAAATTTAAGAGATGAAAAGATATAGAATAGAATTAAAATTCCTTCTACAGTTTTTATTGTTATCGTTTTCGGCATTAGTTGTTGCTTATTTCTATTAAATACTGAAATAAATTCAGCAGAAATGAAAGTTACAGATCACATTAAAAAAGCAAACGGAAAAACGTTATTTTCTTTTGAAGTAATTCCGCCACAAAAAGGAAAAAATATTCAAGATTTATATAATAATATAGATCCTTTAATGGAATTTAACCCGCCTTTTATAGACGTAACAACTTCTAGAGAAGAGTATGTTTATGTAGATAAAGGAAACGGACTTTTAGACAAGAGAATTACTAGAATGCGCCCTGGAACTGTTGGTATTTGTGCGTCTATTATGCATAAATATCAGGTAGATGCCATTCCGCATTTATTGTGTGGAGGTTTTACCAAAGAAGAAACAGAATATGTTTTGGTTGATTGCCATTATTTAGGGTTGGATAACGTGGTTGCGTTAAGAGGAGATGCTAGAAAAGATGAGTCTTATTTTAAAGCAACTCAAGGAGGTAATGCCTTTGCGAGCGATTTGGTGCAACAAATATCTGACTTAAATAAAGGAAAGTATTTGCATGATGACATTATAGTAGAGCATAATTATGATTTTTGCGTGGGGGTTGCTGGATATCCGGAAAAGCATATGGAATCTCCATCTTTAAATACAGATTTAAAACGCTTAAAACAAAAGGTAGATGCAGGTGCAGATTACGTGGTGACGCAAATGTTTTTTGATAATAATAAGTATTTCGAGTTTGTTAAAAAAGCAAGAGAAATAGGGATAACGGTGCCAATTATACCAGGTATTAAGCCATTGGCAGTAAAAAGACATTTACAGGTTTTACCACAAGTTTTTAAAATTGATTTACCAGAAGATTTAATTGATGCTGTAGAAGGTTGTAAAGACAATAAAGCGGTAAGACAGGTTGGTATAGAGTTTGCTATTCAGCAATCTAAAGAATTAAAAGAAGCTGGCGTACCATTTTTACACTATTACTCTATGGGTAAAAGCGATAATATACAGGCAATTGCATCGAAGTTATTTTAGAGAATATCGTTTTTTATAGATTTTTTTAGGTTGTAAGCATAACTACTATTTATAGACAAATAAGAAAAAGTAATTTTTTAGAAAAGAACAAAGTAAATAAAATGATTACTTTTGTAGTTCGAAATAGAAATAACAATTTTAAAAATATAAAGATGGCATTAGAAATAACAGACGCAAACTTTGACGAATTAGTATTAAAATCTGACAAACCAGTATTAGTAGATTTTTGGGCAGCTTGGTGTGGACCATGTAGAATGGTAGGACCAATAGTTGATGAAATTCATACTGAGTACGAAGGAAAAGCTATTGTAGGTAAAGTAGACGTTGATGCTAACCAAGAATTTGCAGCAAAATACGGAGTACGTAACATACCAACTGTTTTAATCTTTAAGAACGGAGAAGTTGTAGATAAGCAAGTTGGGGTTGCACCTAAAAATGTATATACAGGTAAAATTGATGCTGCTATATAATAAGTAGTATTCATTTTTTTATAAGATAAAGGTTTGGCTAACGTCAAACCTTTTTTTATTTTAGGTGTTTCGTTATTGAGAAATAGATTCTCATAACAAATTTTATCGCTCCTCTAAAATTTACTCTTACTGACAGTTGTAGAATCTAACATTGGGTAATTTTGATTTTTTATCGGGATGTATTGAGGTATTTTAAACTCCAAAATAAAATGAAAACGTATTTATATTTTTTGTGCTTTTTAATTGTAATTTCTTGCACCAAACAAGAGAGTGAATTAAAACTAGAAAAAGGCATCTCTTTTGAATTGGCTCAATACAGAAAGCAGCAAATTGCTGATGTTGTTTATAGTTTAGATTTTAAAATTCCGAAGGAAAGAGATAAAGTGATTGCTTCTAAATTGAGCCTTAATTTTACGATTAATGATCTAATAAATGATGTTTTTTTAGATTTTAATGAAGCTGCTTCAAAGTTGAAGTCTTTAAAAGTAAATGGAGTTACATCTGCAATAAATCATCAAAAAGAACATCTTATCATTGATAAAAAGTTATTGCGTTTGGCTAAAAACTCAATAGAAATACTTTTTGATGCAGGAGAAAACTCATTGAACAGAAACGAAGAGTTCTTGTACACCTTATTAGTTCCGGATAGAGCAAGTACTTTGTTCCCTTGTTTTGATCAGCCAGATATAAAAGCAATCTATAATCTAAAAATTACTGCACCAAAGGATTGGAAAGTTTTAGCGGCTGGTTTTGAGGAAAGCAATTTAGAAGTAGATGGTTTTATAGAACATACTTTTACATCTTCAGATTTAATGACTACCTATTTATTCTCTTTTGTAGCAGGTAAATTTACAGAGGAAACTAAAAACCCTGGTGCTTTTGATATGCGCTTTCTATATCGAGAAAATAATAAAGAAAAAATAAGTGAAAGTGTAGATGAGGTGTTTAACATTCATCAGCAATCAATCAATTTTCTTGAAGAATATACACAAGTCAAATTTCCATTTCAAAAAATGGATTTTGCAGCAATTCCGCCTTTTCAGTATGGTGGAATGGAACATGTTGGGGCTATACAATACAGACAATCGTCTTTGTTTTTAGATAAAAATGCCACGCTAAATTCGAAATTAAGGAGAGCGAAATTAATAGCCCATGAAACATCGCACATGTGGTTTGGAGATTTGGTAACCATGAAGTGGTTTAACGATGTTTGGATGAAAGAAGTGTTTGCTAATTTTATGGCAGATAAAATTATGAATCCTGTTTTTACAGATGTAAATCATGAGCTTAACTTTATGATGTCTCATTACCCAAGCGCGTATTCTGAAGATAGAACAAAAGGAACAAATGCGATTCGCCAGTATTTAGGAAATTTAAAAAATGCAGGTTCTTTATACGGAAGAATAATTTATAACAAAGCGCCAATTATGATGCGCCAGTTAGAATATTTGTTGGGAGAAGAAGCTTTTAAAGAAGGAATTCAAGAATATATAAAAACCTATGCAAACTCTAATGCAGATTGGAATGAGTTGGTTGCTATTTTAGACGAGAAGTCTGAAGGAGATATTAAAAAATGGTCTGATGTTTGGGTAAATTCATCCGGAAGAGCTATTTTTTATGAAGAAGTGGAGTTGAACGAAAAAGGAAACGTAACTAAATTTATCATTCATCAAAAAGCAGAAGACGGTTCTGATAAAGTATGGACACAATCTTTTAAAATTAAATTGATTGATAAAAGAGGATATGAGAAGATCATCAACATCAAAAATATGGGGAAATCTTTTGACATAACACCCGCAGTAAAAGATTTTAAACCAGGTCTGGTTCTATACAATACAAACGGATTTGGTTATGGTGTATTTCCTATTTATAAAAAAGAGATTGGTACTTATAAAGTGGTTAAAGATGCTGTTTCTAGAGGATCTCAATTTATTAATTTATATGAAAATATGCTCATTGGTGAAGTTACTCCATTAGAAATGTATCAAATTTATTTGGATGCCATTCAAGTTGAGAAAAATGAACTAATCATAAGTTATTTGTCAGGTAGAATTCAGACTATTTTCTGGAGCTTCTTAACAGAAGAGCAACAACAAGATGTTCAGAATAAAACAGAACATCAGATATATAAGCTATTAGAAAAAGAATTGCCAAAGAATATTAAGAAAACATTGTTTAAGTTGTATCAAGAAATTGCTATTTCAGAAGAAGGAAAAGAAAATTTATATGAAATTTGGCAAGAAAATAAACGTATCAAAAACGTACTCTTAAATGAGGATGATTTTACTTCCTTAGCTATAAAATTAGCCATTTTTAAGCATCCTAAATCATCTGATATTTTAGATCAGCAACAAGCCAAAATAACCAATAATGATAGATTAGAACGGTTTAATTGGTTAATGCCTTCTCTTTCTGATAATGAAAATGTAAGAGATGATTTTATGAGATCACTTTTACAAAAAGAGAACAGGGAAAAGGAATCTTGGGTAGAAGCTGCATTGAGAAATATACATCATCCATTGAGGCAAAAAGCAGGAACAAAATATTTAAACTCCATTTTAAATGCATTAGAAGAAGTGCAGTTAACTGGAGATATTTTCTTTCCAAAAGGATGGTTATCGAACTCAATTGGTCAATATTCTTCACGGGAAGCAAATGATATTTTAAACCAATTTTTAGTAGAAAACCCTGATTATAATCCTATTTTATTGAAAAAGTTATTACAAACTACAGATAATTTAACAAGAGCTCAAAATATTAAAAAATAAGATGAATTTATCTGAAGTTACATCAGAAATAAAAAACTTAGACCTACTTGCTAAACAAGTGGTAGAAGGTTTTATTACCGGAATTCATAAGAGTCCGTTTCACGGGTTTTCTGTAGAATTTTCTGAACATAAATTATATAACAAAGGAGAAAGTACACGGCATATAGATTGGAAATTGTTTGCAAAAACAGAAAAGTTGTATACTAAAAAGTATGAGGAAGAAACCAACCTAAGATGCCATATTATTATAGATAATTCTGCTTCTATGCATTATCCTATTGTTGGGAAGCAAACGGTAGGGAATTTAAATAAAGTGGGGTTTTCTGCTGTAGCTGCGGCATCTTTAATGGAAATTTTAAAAAGACAGCGAGATGCAGTGGGGTTAAGTATTTATGCCGATTCGTATGAATATTATGCACCTGAAAAGGGGAGTGAGCGTCATAGAAAGATGTTGTTACATCAATTAGAAGAATTAATGGTTTCTAATTCTAAATCGACTACAGAAACCTATAAATACTTACATGAAATTGCCGAGAAAATACATAGACGCTCTTTAATTTTTGTTTTTACAGATATGTTTCAAGCAAATAAAAACAATGAGGCACTTTTTGAAGCTTTAAAACATCTTAAATTTAATAAACATGAAGTTGTTTTGTTTCATACTTATGATGGTGAAACAGAATTTAACTTCAATTTTGACAATGTTCCAAAAAAGTTTGTAGATGTAGAAACTGGTGAGGAAATTAATTTATATGCAGAAAATGTTCGAGAAAAATATAAAGAATTGATTGAAGGTTATTTTAATGAGTTGAAAAGTAAATGCTTACAATATAAGATTGATTATGTACCGGTTGATATTCATAAAGCATACAATACCATTTTGACTTCTTATTTAACTAGTCGAAAAAAAAATAAATAATTTTTCTTATTTTTTGTTGTGTATGTAAAAATAGATTGTATATTTGCAACCGCTTAAAGCAACGGTCTGGTAGTTCAGCTGGTTAGAATACCTGCCTGTCACGCAGGGGGTCGCGGGTTCGAGTCCCGTCCAGACCGCGAAAAGCACTTCATTTATGAGGTGCTTTTTTTGTGCTTAAAATTTAGGTAGTACATATTTTGGTTGTTCTAAAAAAAAATAAATAATTTTTCTTATTTTTTGTTGTGTATGTAAAAATAGATTGTATATTTGCAACCGCTTAAAGCAACGGTCTGGTAGTTCAGCTGGTTAGAATACCTGCCTGTCACGCAGGGGGTCGCGGGTTCGAGTCCCGTCCAGACCGCGAAAAGCACTTCATTTATGAGGTGCTTTTTTTGTGCTTATAAGTTTCATTAGAATCTTAATAGTTTGCCATGGTATTGCGCTTTAGGTTTTGAGAGAGTTTTGAGGTTATTAATTCCTTTTCGCTGTAGAAAAGTATTCTATAATATTTTTGATTCAATCAGCTTGCTGTAAAAACGTAAAAAGGCGCATTGTTAAATGCACCTTTTTTATATATGAAAATGAAATGCTCTTGCTTTAAAAACCTTGAGCAATTTTATCTAATTCAGCACTATTCAATATTGAAATATCCTTTCCTTTAAACTCAATAATTTTTTTCTTTTTTAATTCAGATAACAAGCGAATTGCAGACTCTGTGGCTGTTCCTATAATGTTAGCAATATCTTCTCTAGAAAGGTGAATATCTATAGTGTTTTCTGTATTTGTACCAAATTTTTTATGCAGATTTAAAAGTGTTTCCGCTAAACGTTGTTTTACCGTTTTTTGCGCCATATCTACAATAACGTTATCAGCCTGTTTTAAAGTTTGTGCCATATCTTTAAGCACATCCATTGTAAAGTTTGGGTTTTTAGATAAATCTTTTAAAATTTCTTCTTTAGGAATAAAACAGATTTCCATATCATTTAAAGCAACTGCTTTAAGGTTAGATGCTTCGTCAGAAATTAAACTTCTCTCTCCTAATAAATCTCCTTTAGTAACCAAACCAATAATTTGATTTCTACCATTTTCACTCATTTTAGAAATCTTGCAAACACCATCTTTTATGCAGAAAATACCTTTTAATCGCTCTCCTTCCTCAAAAATAGCTTCTCCTTTTTTTATAATTTTAGATGTTTTACAGTTAGAGATCTTAACCAATTCTTCTTTAGTTAAGTGTTTTAAGGAATTAAATTGACGAATAATACATTGCTCACATTTACTCATAATGACTAACGGTATTTGGATGTCAAATATATTAAAAATGTGATATATATCATGTTCTAAAACATGATTCTTATTGTAAATTTGCAAAAGGCAAAAGAGTAAATATGAAATCTACACAATGTTATCACTGTGGTGATTCTTGTGATGATAATTTAATAAAGTTTGATGAAAAAAGTTTTTGTTGCAATGGTTGTAAAACTGTTTATGAAATTTTTTCTGAAAATGATTTAACTTGTTATTACAATTTTCAAGACAATCCCGGAGCAATCCCAATAGAAATTCAAGGAAAATATGATTTTCTAGATACTGCAGAAATAGCGGAGAAATTATTGGATTTTAATGATGGGAATACTCAAATTGCAACGCTGTATATACCACATATTCATTGTAGTTCTTGCATTTGGATATTAGAAAACTTACACAAACTAAATGATAAAATATCTTCGTCTCAAGTAGATTTTCCAAAGAAACAAGTAAGGGTTACTTTTAATTCTGATAAAATCACTTTAAAAGAAATTGTTCTTTTAATAAGTTCTATTGGGTACGAACCTTATATAAGTTTAGATGATTATGAAGGTGGTAAAAAAGCAGTAGACAGAAGTTTAATTTATAAATTAGGAATTGCTGGTTTTGCTTTCGGAAACGTTATGTTTCTTTCTTTTCCTGAGTATTTTGAAGTAGATGGTTTTTGGATTGAGAAATATAAAACGCTCTTTAGGTGGTTAATGTTTGCCTTTTCTTTACCGGTTGTTTTTTATGCGGGACAAGGTTATTTTGTTTCTGCTTACAAAGGGTTGCGATCAAAAATATTAAATATTGATGTTCCTATTGCACTAGGTATTTTTGTGTTATTTGTAAGGAGTACTGTAGAAATTATTTTCGATCTAGGAACTGGTTTTTTCGACAGTTTAACCGGATTGGTTTTCTTCCTTTTACTAGGGAAGTTTTTTCAGCAGAAAACATATAATTTCTTGTCTTTTGAGCGTGATTATAAATCTTATTTTCCTATTGCAGTTACGCGTATAACCTCTAAAGGAAAAGAAGAGAACGTTGCTATTTATGATATAGAAAAAGGAGATAGGTTGCTTATTAGAAATCAAGAATTAATTCCTACAGACGGTATTCTTATTAACGGAACTGCAGACATCGATTATAGTTTTGTTACAGGAGAAGCAGAGCCCGTTTCTAAGAAATCTGGAGACAAATTATTTGCCGGTGGTAAACAGCTTTCAGGAATCATAGAAATGGAAGTTTTGGCTTCTGTTTCTCAGAGTTACTTAACGCAATTATGGAGTAATGATGTATTTAATAAAGATAGTATATCACCTTTTAAAACCATTACAGATACGATTAGTAAGAATTTTACAATATTAGTTTTACTGGTTGCTTTTCTATCAACCTTCTTTTGGTTGTTTTTTGATGCAAGTAAAGCGTTAAATGTATTTACTGCAGTTTTAATTATAGCTTGTCCTTGTGCAATTGCTTTAGCTGCTCCATTTACTTTAGGGAATATGCTACGTATTTTTGGTAAAGAAAAATTTTACTTAAAGAATGCAACGGTTGTAGAGCAGTTGGCGGCTATAGATTCTATTATTTTTGATAAAACAGGTACATTAACAACACATAAAGAAAATACTATTTCTTACGATGGGATTCTGTTAAATGACCTAGAAAAAAGTATTTTAAAAAGTTCATTAAGGGCTTCTAATCATCCGTTAAGTAGAACATTGTATAACAGTTTAGGAGAAGTAGAAGTGCTCGCTATTTCCGATTTTAAAGAAATTGTAGGAAAAGGTATTGAAGTAAGTTGTAAAGATGTAAAATTAAAATTAGGCTCTTCTTCTTATGTGAAAAATACAGATGATTCCTCTGCTTTAGATACCTCTGTATATGTTAGTTTTAATGAGGTTTACAAAGGGAAATTTACTTTTAAAAACTCTTATAGAGAAGGGGTGAAGCCGTTATTCGAATCTTTAAAAAAGGGATATGACTTAGCTGTTGTTTCTGGAGATAATGAAGGTGAGAGAGTTTATTTAGAAGAAAACTTGCCAAAAGATACCAAGTTGTTATTCAATCAAAAACCAGAAGATAAATTAGATGTCGTTGCAGGTCTTCAGCAAAAAGATCAAAAAGTGATGATGATTGGAGATGGTTTAAATGATGCTGGTGCTTTAGCAAAAAGTGATGTTGGTATTGCTTTATCAGAAAATATTAATGTGTTTTCTCCTGCTTGTGATGGGATTTTAGATGCATCAAAATTCAATAAAATTGGTACGTACATTAAAGCATCAAAAAAAGCGATTAAAGTAATCAAGTACAGTTTTATGCTCTCTTTATGTTATAACGTAATAGGCTTGTATTTTGCAGTAACAGGGCAATTAATACCTGTAATGGCAGCAATTCTAATGCCTTTGAGTTCTATAAGTATTGTGGTCTTTACAACAATCTCTACCAATTTAATTGGGAATAAAATAAAATAAAGAAAGTAACCTCTTTTTTAGAAGGTGTAAATTGGAGTTTTTAACTCATTTAAAATAAATAATTATGAGTGTTCATATCGAAGCAAAAAAAGGAGAAATAGCAGAAACAGTTTTGTTGCCTGGAGATCCTATGAGAGCCAAATGGATTGCAGATACTTTTTTAAAAGATATTAAGCAATATAATGATGTGAGAGGTATGTTAGGTTTTACGGGCACTTATAACGGTAAAGAAATATCTGTGCAAGGCACGGGAATGGGAATTCCGTCTACCTTAATTTATTGTACAGAATTAATTACAGAATATGGAGTTAAAAATCTGGTTAGAGTAGGTTCTGCAGGTTCTTATCAAAAAGATATAAAAATTAGAGACATTGTTTTAGCAATGGCAGCTTCTACCAATTCAGGATTAAATACCATCCGTTTTAACGGAGCAGATTATGCACCAACTGCAAGTTTTAAATTGTTTCAGAAAGCAATAGAAATTGCAAAA
Proteins encoded in this region:
- the deoD gene encoding purine-nucleoside phosphorylase; this encodes MSVHIEAKKGEIAETVLLPGDPMRAKWIADTFLKDIKQYNDVRGMLGFTGTYNGKEISVQGTGMGIPSTLIYCTELITEYGVKNLVRVGSAGSYQKDIKIRDIVLAMAASTNSGLNTIRFNGADYAPTASFKLFQKAIEIAKEKKITVKAGGILSSDEFYADEFDSYKKWAEYGVLCVEMETAGLYTVAAKHNVNALSILTISDSLVTKERTTAEEREQTFKEMIEIALELA
- a CDS encoding DUF58 domain-containing protein, giving the protein MNLSEVTSEIKNLDLLAKQVVEGFITGIHKSPFHGFSVEFSEHKLYNKGESTRHIDWKLFAKTEKLYTKKYEEETNLRCHIIIDNSASMHYPIVGKQTVGNLNKVGFSAVAAASLMEILKRQRDAVGLSIYADSYEYYAPEKGSERHRKMLLHQLEELMVSNSKSTTETYKYLHEIAEKIHRRSLIFVFTDMFQANKNNEALFEALKHLKFNKHEVVLFHTYDGETEFNFNFDNVPKKFVDVETGEEINLYAENVREKYKELIEGYFNELKSKCLQYKIDYVPVDIHKAYNTILTSYLTSRKKNK
- a CDS encoding M1 family metallopeptidase, with the translated sequence MKTYLYFLCFLIVISCTKQESELKLEKGISFELAQYRKQQIADVVYSLDFKIPKERDKVIASKLSLNFTINDLINDVFLDFNEAASKLKSLKVNGVTSAINHQKEHLIIDKKLLRLAKNSIEILFDAGENSLNRNEEFLYTLLVPDRASTLFPCFDQPDIKAIYNLKITAPKDWKVLAAGFEESNLEVDGFIEHTFTSSDLMTTYLFSFVAGKFTEETKNPGAFDMRFLYRENNKEKISESVDEVFNIHQQSINFLEEYTQVKFPFQKMDFAAIPPFQYGGMEHVGAIQYRQSSLFLDKNATLNSKLRRAKLIAHETSHMWFGDLVTMKWFNDVWMKEVFANFMADKIMNPVFTDVNHELNFMMSHYPSAYSEDRTKGTNAIRQYLGNLKNAGSLYGRIIYNKAPIMMRQLEYLLGEEAFKEGIQEYIKTYANSNADWNELVAILDEKSEGDIKKWSDVWVNSSGRAIFYEEVELNEKGNVTKFIIHQKAEDGSDKVWTQSFKIKLIDKRGYEKIINIKNMGKSFDITPAVKDFKPGLVLYNTNGFGYGVFPIYKKEIGTYKVVKDAVSRGSQFINLYENMLIGEVTPLEMYQIYLDAIQVEKNELIISYLSGRIQTIFWSFLTEEQQQDVQNKTEHQIYKLLEKELPKNIKKTLFKLYQEIAISEEGKENLYEIWQENKRIKNVLLNEDDFTSLAIKLAIFKHPKSSDILDQQQAKITNNDRLERFNWLMPSLSDNENVRDDFMRSLLQKENREKESWVEAALRNIHHPLRQKAGTKYLNSILNALEEVQLTGDIFFPKGWLSNSIGQYSSREANDILNQFLVENPDYNPILLKKLLQTTDNLTRAQNIKK
- the trxA gene encoding thioredoxin; the encoded protein is MITFVVRNRNNNFKNIKMALEITDANFDELVLKSDKPVLVDFWAAWCGPCRMVGPIVDEIHTEYEGKAIVGKVDVDANQEFAAKYGVRNIPTVLIFKNGEVVDKQVGVAPKNVYTGKIDAAI
- a CDS encoding Crp/Fnr family transcriptional regulator, whose amino-acid sequence is MSKCEQCIIRQFNSLKHLTKEELVKISNCKTSKIIKKGEAIFEEGERLKGIFCIKDGVCKISKMSENGRNQIIGLVTKGDLLGERSLISDEASNLKAVALNDMEICFIPKEEILKDLSKNPNFTMDVLKDMAQTLKQADNVIVDMAQKTVKQRLAETLLNLHKKFGTNTENTIDIHLSREDIANIIGTATESAIRLLSELKKKKIIEFKGKDISILNSAELDKIAQGF
- the metF gene encoding methylenetetrahydrofolate reductase [NAD(P)H], with amino-acid sequence MKVTDHIKKANGKTLFSFEVIPPQKGKNIQDLYNNIDPLMEFNPPFIDVTTSREEYVYVDKGNGLLDKRITRMRPGTVGICASIMHKYQVDAIPHLLCGGFTKEETEYVLVDCHYLGLDNVVALRGDARKDESYFKATQGGNAFASDLVQQISDLNKGKYLHDDIIVEHNYDFCVGVAGYPEKHMESPSLNTDLKRLKQKVDAGADYVVTQMFFDNNKYFEFVKKAREIGITVPIIPGIKPLAVKRHLQVLPQVFKIDLPEDLIDAVEGCKDNKAVRQVGIEFAIQQSKELKEAGVPFLHYYSMGKSDNIQAIASKLF
- a CDS encoding heavy metal translocating P-type ATPase, giving the protein MKSTQCYHCGDSCDDNLIKFDEKSFCCNGCKTVYEIFSENDLTCYYNFQDNPGAIPIEIQGKYDFLDTAEIAEKLLDFNDGNTQIATLYIPHIHCSSCIWILENLHKLNDKISSSQVDFPKKQVRVTFNSDKITLKEIVLLISSIGYEPYISLDDYEGGKKAVDRSLIYKLGIAGFAFGNVMFLSFPEYFEVDGFWIEKYKTLFRWLMFAFSLPVVFYAGQGYFVSAYKGLRSKILNIDVPIALGIFVLFVRSTVEIIFDLGTGFFDSLTGLVFFLLLGKFFQQKTYNFLSFERDYKSYFPIAVTRITSKGKEENVAIYDIEKGDRLLIRNQELIPTDGILINGTADIDYSFVTGEAEPVSKKSGDKLFAGGKQLSGIIEMEVLASVSQSYLTQLWSNDVFNKDSISPFKTITDTISKNFTILVLLVAFLSTFFWLFFDASKALNVFTAVLIIACPCAIALAAPFTLGNMLRIFGKEKFYLKNATVVEQLAAIDSIIFDKTGTLTTHKENTISYDGILLNDLEKSILKSSLRASNHPLSRTLYNSLGEVEVLAISDFKEIVGKGIEVSCKDVKLKLGSSSYVKNTDDSSALDTSVYVSFNEVYKGKFTFKNSYREGVKPLFESLKKGYDLAVVSGDNEGERVYLEENLPKDTKLLFNQKPEDKLDVVAGLQQKDQKVMMIGDGLNDAGALAKSDVGIALSENINVFSPACDGILDASKFNKIGTYIKASKKAIKVIKYSFMLSLCYNVIGLYFAVTGQLIPVMAAILMPLSSISIVVFTTISTNLIGNKIK